The genomic segment GCGCCTGGGCGATACTCCGAAGCGCGATCAGCCCAAGCGCGCCGAGCGCGGCGCCCGCCCGGCGCCCAACCGGGACCGCCGCCAGCCTGCGCGCGGCGGCGATGGCGGGCGACGGGAGTCCAACCGGTCCTCCGGCTCGATGGCACAAGCCCTGCGCGACGCCGGATTCGGCCGTTAGCAGAGCGTCTGGCTAGACGCCGGTGACCCCGTCGATGCGTTCGCGGATCAGGTCGGCCTGCCCGCAGTGCCGCGCGTACTCCGCGATCATGTGGATGTAGATCCATCGCAGGCTCACCTCGGCGCCCATGAAGGGGCAGGTATCGGTCACGTCGCGAGCGACACAGTTGGCACGGGCGTGTGCCACTTCGTCCTGCCACACCGCGAGCGCATCACGGAACGACGAGTCGGCGGACACCTCGAAGCCCCCGTCGTGGCCGGACGCGTC from the Mycolicibacterium crocinum genome contains:
- a CDS encoding DinB family protein, producing the protein MVDRVNPGFTTDEHTMLAAWLNFYRATVLMKCEGLDDEQLRTASATPSPLTLLGLLQHLAEVERNWFRRVLAGEATGPIYSTAADASGHDGGFEVSADSSFRDALAVWQDEVAHARANCVARDVTDTCPFMGAEVSLRWIYIHMIAEYARHCGQADLIRERIDGVTGV